In one Bartonella grahamii subsp. shimonis genomic region, the following are encoded:
- a CDS encoding type II toxin-antitoxin system HicB family antitoxin: MNNNHYTYRVLWSQEDEEYVGLCAEFPSLSWLDSQAEKALKGIMDLVSEVVEDMQHNGEEVPVPLSHGKYSGKFQLRIPPELHRKLAIQAAENGVSLNRYISSKL, from the coding sequence ATGAACAATAATCATTATACATATCGTGTTTTGTGGTCGCAAGAAGATGAGGAATATGTCGGATTGTGTGCAGAATTCCCATCCCTTTCATGGTTAGATTCTCAAGCAGAGAAAGCTTTAAAAGGCATTATGGACCTTGTTTCAGAAGTTGTTGAGGACATGCAACATAATGGAGAAGAAGTTCCTGTACCTTTGTCACATGGTAAATACAGTGGTAAGTTTCAATTAAGAATACCACCAGAGCTCCATAGAAAACTCGCAATACAAGCCGCTGAAAATGGTGTGAGTTTAAACAGATACATTTCTTCTAAACTTTGA
- a CDS encoding phage tail protein has product MVGSLLPTNATEFEKRLADACDFHQDIDGSVLGISRAKLITRPPRFLPWLIEEYGLGELTPYVPNLYDLIDQGLAWQRIRGSVAAVDMGLEWLGLSAQFTPAWPERAWWNSFQLEFDQLPEQTQLEAIEAITDLSKSLRSDFRRGTYGYDVQALEGNMSRLDDSMLEYESGVRLTAGNTLFSFGRTTEIECVLTKEEGKLIGNWIDDGDEELSWDQIDYPWDMANFPWCSVKKHERDILMAEWFHGRTLYLVLRDSQDGVIGYRRCSAVAPVEQALEGVYSHCGNRFNPSTTGTLLFLAARTDFHDVDGKQAAFVSILVHGIPKQDIPLDIPLGKLWCDANELNGGVEILKTPINIPLRADVREQFKILLRF; this is encoded by the coding sequence ATGGTTGGTTCCCTTCTTCCCACAAACGCAACAGAATTTGAAAAGCGCCTTGCCGATGCTTGCGATTTTCATCAAGATATTGATGGTTCTGTTTTGGGGATTTCACGCGCAAAACTAATCACACGCCCTCCCCGCTTCTTGCCATGGTTGATTGAAGAATACGGGCTTGGAGAGCTTACGCCTTATGTTCCAAACCTCTATGATTTAATTGATCAGGGTCTTGCATGGCAGAGGATACGTGGCTCTGTAGCCGCCGTCGATATGGGGCTTGAATGGCTTGGACTTTCTGCACAATTCACGCCCGCATGGCCAGAGCGTGCTTGGTGGAATTCCTTTCAACTTGAATTTGATCAGTTGCCTGAACAAACACAGCTTGAAGCCATTGAAGCCATCACTGACCTTTCCAAAAGTTTGCGCTCTGATTTTCGCCGTGGGACCTATGGTTATGATGTGCAAGCCTTGGAAGGCAATATGTCACGCCTTGATGACAGCATGTTGGAGTATGAAAGCGGTGTTCGCTTAACAGCTGGGAATACTTTGTTTTCCTTTGGGCGCACAACAGAGATAGAGTGCGTTCTCACAAAAGAAGAAGGCAAACTCATTGGCAATTGGATAGATGATGGGGATGAAGAATTAAGCTGGGACCAAATCGATTACCCATGGGACATGGCAAATTTTCCGTGGTGTTCGGTCAAAAAACATGAACGCGATATATTGATGGCAGAATGGTTTCATGGTCGCACGCTTTATCTCGTGTTAAGAGACAGCCAAGATGGCGTGATTGGGTATCGCAGATGCTCTGCTGTAGCGCCTGTCGAACAGGCTTTGGAGGGTGTGTACAGCCATTGTGGTAACAGATTTAACCCTTCCACAACAGGCACTCTGTTGTTTCTTGCTGCCCGTACAGATTTTCATGATGTTGACGGGAAACAAGCAGCCTTTGTTTCCATTCTCGTTCACGGCATTCCAAAACAAGATATCCCTCTTGATATCCCTTTGGGCAAGCTTTGGTGTGACGCCAATGAACTAAATGGTGGTGTGGAGATACTCAAAACGCCCATTAATATTCCTTTGCGTGCCGATGTTCGCGAACAATTCAAGATTTTATTGAGGTTTTAA
- a CDS encoding phage baseplate assembly protein V — translation MLERRDKEITDLKRRVANMVVVGKISHVDHKNARYRVKSGNLVSDWIPDTQARAGKTRSYEGRDIGEQVIVIASSGDLSQGVIVGSLHTDANQAADKGSIHRTIYPDGTSLEYDDEQNTYGIHIKSGGKFILTIADGVSLKGDGGKLELTAPEGIKIVSESDINLNAKGGISLKAGDGISLNSNDSLSLHSGSNVSIHSSGLRHNGTNVGATHVHGGVFPGGSMTGGPN, via the coding sequence ATGTTAGAGCGGCGCGATAAAGAAATCACAGATCTAAAGAGACGTGTGGCCAATATGGTTGTGGTGGGTAAAATTAGCCATGTCGACCATAAAAATGCACGCTATCGGGTAAAAAGTGGCAATCTTGTCAGTGACTGGATTCCAGACACCCAAGCCCGCGCCGGTAAAACACGCTCTTATGAAGGGCGTGATATTGGAGAGCAAGTGATTGTTATCGCGTCATCTGGAGATTTATCACAAGGGGTGATTGTTGGTTCACTTCATACCGATGCTAATCAAGCCGCCGATAAGGGCAGCATTCACCGAACGATATACCCTGATGGAACCAGCCTTGAATATGATGATGAACAAAACACTTATGGAATTCACATCAAATCCGGTGGAAAATTTATCCTGACAATCGCTGATGGTGTGTCACTAAAAGGTGATGGTGGCAAGCTAGAGCTTACAGCACCGGAAGGTATAAAGATTGTTTCAGAAAGCGATATAAATTTAAACGCAAAAGGCGGCATCTCTTTGAAGGCTGGTGATGGCATTTCACTGAATTCGAATGATAGTCTCTCTCTTCATTCTGGGAGTAATGTTTCCATTCACTCAAGTGGATTAAGACATAACGGCACCAATGTAGGAGCAACACATGTTCATGGCGGTGTTTTCCCTGGTGGCTCGATGACAGGAGGTCCCAATTGA
- a CDS encoding lysozyme yields the protein MRKISSEGLALIKQWEGLRLNAYKDAIGVWTIGYGHTNSAGKPFVHKGMTITEKQAEELLCQDLRQFENAVERAVTVSLTDEQFAALVSFCYNVGTGAFCNSTLLKKLNQGEYEAVPAELQKWTKAGGRRLQGLAHRRAAETGLWAKGAYVSSNYQTVETQAPTGVFKAEALAPIIGSFSGLGGLLAGNGPIQWALATIMLLAACAGIFFVAKRFQEHRL from the coding sequence ATGCGAAAAATATCATCAGAAGGACTAGCACTTATCAAACAATGGGAAGGTTTGCGTTTGAACGCCTACAAAGATGCCATTGGGGTGTGGACAATAGGCTATGGACATACAAACAGTGCTGGAAAACCTTTTGTTCACAAAGGCATGACAATCACTGAAAAGCAAGCAGAAGAACTTCTTTGCCAAGATTTAAGACAATTTGAAAATGCCGTTGAACGCGCTGTTACAGTTTCATTAACGGATGAACAATTCGCGGCGTTAGTATCTTTTTGCTATAATGTAGGAACAGGAGCCTTTTGTAATTCGACACTGTTAAAAAAGCTTAATCAAGGTGAATATGAAGCTGTCCCTGCAGAGCTACAGAAATGGACCAAAGCAGGCGGGAGGCGTTTGCAAGGTCTAGCACACCGACGTGCGGCAGAAACAGGCTTATGGGCAAAAGGGGCTTATGTTTCCTCCAATTATCAAACAGTCGAAACGCAAGCACCAACGGGGGTTTTCAAAGCAGAAGCCCTTGCACCGATTATTGGCTCTTTTTCAGGTCTTGGTGGTTTGTTAGCAGGAAATGGACCAATCCAATGGGCATTGGCGACTATTATGCTTTTAGCCGCATGTGCTGGTATTTTCTTTGTTGCTAAACGCTTTCAGGAGCATCGTCTATGA
- a CDS encoding antA/AntB antirepressor family protein has protein sequence MNTLIEIREQVIDQETVQTVNARDLHAFLEVGKDFSTWIKYRINKYNLLENQDYLVFTNFGENLQGGRPSKDYHLTLSVAKELSMLENNKKGREARLYFIKCERLLKQVATPQIATPQVDYSKPEALLGVLNHLQSQIEQKDHVIAELAPKAEALDGLKRSDGLFGLIEAAKMLEVRPKDLTDYLRKHDWVYRRAPGAPLLPYQDKIKKGFMDCPAITIQRPDGTEKVLPSTKITSRGLACLREQIHGGVQ, from the coding sequence ATGAATACTCTTATAGAAATTAGAGAACAGGTTATTGATCAGGAAACTGTTCAAACTGTTAACGCTCGTGATTTGCATGCGTTTTTAGAAGTAGGTAAAGATTTCTCTACTTGGATTAAATATCGCATCAACAAATATAATTTATTAGAAAATCAGGATTATTTAGTTTTCACCAACTTTGGGGAAAACCTCCAAGGAGGTCGTCCCTCTAAAGATTATCATCTAACTTTAAGCGTAGCTAAAGAACTTTCTATGCTTGAGAATAATAAGAAAGGTAGAGAAGCGCGTTTATACTTTATCAAATGTGAACGGCTTTTGAAACAAGTAGCAACCCCACAGATAGCAACACCACAAGTTGACTACTCTAAACCCGAAGCCTTACTTGGTGTCTTAAATCACTTACAAAGCCAAATAGAGCAGAAAGATCATGTTATTGCTGAATTAGCACCAAAAGCAGAAGCACTTGATGGTTTAAAACGCTCTGATGGTTTGTTTGGTTTGATAGAAGCAGCAAAAATGCTTGAAGTACGACCAAAAGATTTAACGGATTACTTGCGAAAACATGATTGGGTGTATCGACGTGCTCCAGGAGCGCCTCTGTTACCTTATCAAGATAAAATAAAGAAAGGCTTTATGGATTGCCCTGCTATTACTATTCAAAGACCGGACGGAACAGAAAAGGTGCTGCCTTCAACAAAAATTACCTCCAGAGGTTTGGCATGTTTAAGAGAACAAATCCATGGAGGTGTACAATGA
- a CDS encoding DUF4815 domain-containing protein, which yields MKHESGLPFAIDRSRGKEEQQSVVFYGMRPFIQAGELNEVQTIIRGRHDRLGRLVAQEGDRVERADAFVNKETKTVTLTDGKIYIAGDIFPVAPAVLNNVSMIGRLEIGVKLQKKWVTHEDDPELLGQVPGTLAEGEPGAARETAKLVWALKEDAQSGTFFPVYILQDGVLIDQKSPSLLEPAMQAIATYDRAHGHYIVRGCRVSALGANNGCQVFSIQEGEANINGFKRKRLAALRHEEREDFASGLVPSETHIFAPPKGKTSFTFKPYYFPIADIQSLLLTKEKTVNVTRGAVASGRDGVPDKSITAFIKVVQGSKEFKEGTDFKKTGDTIDWAPVGDEPLAGSSYKVTYRYRAKITADKVTAQEITVSGGAQGGDIIVSYTYKLPRIDRIGLNTGGNVVYIKGISADHPMAPSVPDDVLSLATITNNWLETPLVVNDGTRVAPYDEMWRYFQRVLSLDRLMQLERIKSNVDSKEPVAKKGMFADPFLDDSYRDEGFQQTGAVGNGILQLAIDPTFYTAPLKAPVTLDWTNEVIIAQELTTACEKINPYQNFAPLPGTVTLTPATDFWHEQRTDWLSGVTNQIIMGRNRGRTIRNTEVHDDLVNETQEQIDFLRQITLHFKIEGFGSSEISESLTFDGVNILPKNQLVADRQGTVEGTFKIPQNITAGTKNVVARGKGGTIATGLFTGQGVIDVKVMRRTTTVKIWTQFDPQAQVFTPDETRQITGIDFHLCKIGNQNHDLVIDLVTTENGYPTADIQAQSFYSMKGAKGGWAEARYDVPLLVPDDRLTAFVIKTDDADHSVSLAKLGDFDAEHQRYVSSHPYVTGPRFSSVNAQSWTAHQDEALAFRVLAARYTQTEKTIDLGTYDLVDCSDLQVRAAIELPSSDCSVIFEIERNNGTIYQLLPFQLLSLTEYISEKIKLRAILKGTEKLSPVLFAPVQLIAGKIHKEATYVTRAFAFGEKARLTSYIKTFLPGGATFSLEMQLDDGAFVPLTLDETEQLAEPLWTERKFVSGDKGAKQARLKLTLTGGPAARSMVSDFGAGIL from the coding sequence ATGAAGCATGAAAGTGGTTTACCCTTTGCAATTGACAGATCTCGCGGCAAAGAGGAACAACAAAGCGTTGTCTTCTATGGCATGCGTCCCTTTATTCAAGCGGGTGAACTGAATGAGGTTCAAACCATTATAAGGGGACGGCATGACCGCTTGGGGCGCCTTGTTGCACAAGAAGGAGACCGCGTTGAACGCGCCGATGCTTTTGTCAACAAAGAGACGAAGACCGTCACATTAACGGATGGCAAGATTTATATCGCAGGTGATATTTTCCCCGTTGCACCCGCTGTACTCAACAATGTTTCCATGATTGGGCGCTTGGAAATTGGTGTGAAGCTGCAAAAAAAATGGGTAACCCATGAGGATGATCCAGAGCTGTTGGGGCAAGTCCCTGGCACCTTGGCAGAAGGAGAGCCTGGTGCTGCACGCGAAACAGCAAAGCTTGTTTGGGCCCTGAAAGAGGATGCGCAAAGTGGCACTTTCTTTCCCGTTTATATTTTACAAGATGGTGTTCTGATTGATCAAAAATCCCCCTCACTGCTTGAACCCGCCATGCAAGCCATTGCGACTTATGACAGAGCCCATGGACATTATATCGTGAGGGGCTGCCGTGTGAGCGCATTGGGAGCCAATAACGGTTGCCAAGTGTTTAGCATTCAAGAAGGGGAAGCCAATATCAATGGCTTTAAACGTAAGCGCTTAGCCGCCTTGCGCCATGAAGAGCGCGAGGATTTTGCTAGCGGTTTGGTGCCTAGCGAAACACATATTTTTGCGCCTCCAAAAGGGAAAACAAGTTTTACCTTTAAACCCTATTATTTTCCTATTGCCGATATTCAGTCTCTTTTGTTGACAAAAGAGAAAACCGTTAATGTCACCCGTGGTGCGGTTGCTTCTGGGCGTGATGGTGTTCCTGATAAAAGCATCACCGCGTTTATCAAAGTTGTTCAAGGAAGCAAGGAATTTAAAGAAGGTACAGATTTTAAAAAAACCGGAGACACCATTGATTGGGCGCCCGTAGGAGACGAACCTTTAGCAGGGAGCAGCTATAAGGTGACTTACCGTTACCGCGCAAAAATCACAGCTGATAAAGTAACAGCGCAGGAAATCACTGTCTCAGGTGGGGCGCAAGGTGGTGATATTATCGTCAGTTACACTTATAAATTGCCCCGCATTGACCGTATAGGACTGAACACAGGAGGCAATGTGGTTTACATCAAAGGTATCTCAGCAGATCACCCCATGGCACCCAGTGTCCCTGATGATGTGTTGTCCCTTGCAACGATCACCAACAATTGGCTTGAAACACCACTTGTGGTCAATGATGGCACACGTGTTGCCCCCTATGATGAGATGTGGCGCTATTTTCAACGGGTGCTCTCCCTTGACCGTCTCATGCAATTAGAGCGCATTAAAAGCAATGTGGACTCTAAAGAACCTGTTGCCAAAAAAGGTATGTTTGCTGATCCCTTTCTTGATGATAGTTACAGAGATGAAGGCTTTCAACAAACCGGCGCAGTTGGCAATGGCATTTTGCAACTTGCCATTGACCCAACATTCTACACTGCTCCTTTAAAAGCGCCTGTTACGCTTGACTGGACAAATGAAGTGATCATTGCGCAAGAGTTGACAACGGCTTGCGAAAAAATCAATCCTTATCAAAATTTTGCACCCCTGCCTGGTACAGTAACCCTTACCCCCGCGACAGACTTTTGGCATGAACAGCGCACCGATTGGCTCTCTGGTGTCACCAATCAGATTATCATGGGCAGGAACCGTGGCAGAACTATCCGTAACACAGAAGTGCATGATGACTTGGTCAATGAGACTCAAGAGCAAATCGATTTCTTAAGACAAATTACCCTTCACTTTAAAATTGAAGGTTTTGGCAGTAGCGAAATCTCGGAAAGTCTTACCTTTGATGGTGTGAATATCTTGCCAAAGAACCAGCTTGTTGCCGATAGACAAGGCACCGTTGAGGGCACTTTTAAGATTCCACAAAACATCACTGCTGGCACAAAAAATGTTGTGGCACGGGGGAAAGGTGGAACCATTGCAACGGGGCTTTTTACTGGTCAAGGTGTGATTGATGTGAAAGTGATGCGGCGCACCACCACGGTGAAGATATGGACGCAATTTGACCCACAAGCGCAAGTTTTTACCCCCGATGAAACACGGCAAATCACAGGAATTGACTTTCATCTTTGCAAAATCGGTAATCAAAACCATGATCTGGTGATTGATTTGGTAACCACAGAAAATGGCTATCCGACCGCCGATATTCAAGCACAAAGCTTTTATTCCATGAAGGGCGCAAAGGGAGGTTGGGCAGAAGCACGCTATGATGTACCACTCCTTGTCCCCGATGACCGCTTAACGGCTTTTGTCATTAAAACCGATGATGCTGATCATTCTGTCTCACTGGCAAAGCTTGGGGATTTTGATGCAGAACACCAGAGATACGTCTCAAGCCACCCTTACGTGACCGGTCCACGCTTTTCTTCTGTCAATGCGCAGAGCTGGACAGCGCACCAAGATGAGGCCTTAGCCTTTCGAGTGTTAGCCGCACGTTATACACAAACAGAAAAAACCATTGATCTTGGCACTTATGATCTTGTTGATTGTTCTGATTTGCAAGTGCGTGCAGCGATTGAATTGCCTTCAAGCGATTGTTCTGTCATCTTTGAGATTGAACGAAACAATGGCACAATTTATCAACTGCTTCCCTTTCAATTACTCAGTCTTACTGAATATATCAGTGAAAAGATAAAACTTCGTGCCATTCTCAAAGGGACAGAGAAGCTCTCACCTGTTTTGTTTGCACCTGTGCAATTGATTGCGGGAAAGATTCATAAGGAAGCTACTTATGTTACCCGTGCTTTTGCCTTTGGGGAAAAGGCAAGGTTAACGAGTTATATCAAAACCTTTTTACCAGGTGGCGCAACCTTCTCACTCGAGATGCAGCTGGATGATGGTGCTTTTGTTCCTCTCACATTAGACGAAACAGAACAACTCGCTGAACCACTTTGGACAGAACGCAAATTTGTGAGTGGTGACAAAGGCGCCAAACAAGCACGCTTGAAATTGACCCTTACCGGTGGACCGGCGGCGCGCTCCATGGTGAGTGATTTTGGCGCCGGCATATTATGA
- a CDS encoding type II toxin-antitoxin system RelE/ParE family toxin: MFEIRHYLTSDGKDLIADWLRKLRDMQAKTAIIRRLNRLEQGNFGDFKPLREGVHELRINVGPGYRVYYVQSGKTVLLLLCGGSKKTQETDITRACACWRDWQNRED; the protein is encoded by the coding sequence ATGTTTGAAATACGTCACTACCTTACTTCTGATGGCAAAGACTTGATAGCTGATTGGCTGCGAAAGCTCCGTGATATGCAGGCTAAAACTGCAATTATTCGCCGCCTTAATCGTTTAGAGCAGGGAAACTTTGGCGATTTCAAGCCGCTTCGTGAGGGTGTTCATGAATTGCGTATTAATGTTGGTCCTGGCTACCGAGTTTATTATGTCCAATCTGGAAAGACCGTATTGTTGCTATTATGCGGTGGCAGCAAAAAAACACAAGAGACTGATATCACTCGTGCATGTGCTTGCTGGCGTGATTGGCAAAACCGTGAAGATTAA
- a CDS encoding DNA-binding protein, with protein sequence MKDRNHDDAMAEIFRDDPELAAATLDAILADGDQGELLVTLRQMAKAYGGVQAVAKAANLNPTQLYRTLSEKGNPEFRSLNALLRTMGFRLAVQPLERPVSHV encoded by the coding sequence ATGAAAGACCGTAACCATGATGATGCAATGGCAGAAATATTCCGTGATGACCCTGAGTTGGCAGCGGCTACCCTTGATGCAATCCTAGCAGATGGTGATCAGGGTGAACTGCTTGTAACTCTACGCCAAATGGCCAAAGCTTATGGTGGTGTTCAAGCTGTAGCCAAAGCAGCCAACCTGAATCCAACACAACTTTACCGTACACTTTCAGAAAAAGGTAATCCAGAGTTCCGCAGCTTGAATGCTTTATTGCGTACCATGGGGTTTCGTTTGGCTGTACAGCCTCTTGAACGACCAGTTTCACACGTGTAA
- a CDS encoding addiction module antidote protein, with the protein MEITKFDVSEYFNTPEDFKILLDDALETKNSGYIAHVLGIIARKQGMTAVSQETGLNRESLYRSLSDKGDPRLSTFLSVLSALNLQISLAPIQNNCKEQAALEEAS; encoded by the coding sequence ATGGAAATTACTAAATTTGATGTAAGTGAATATTTTAACACGCCTGAAGACTTTAAGATTTTATTAGATGATGCTTTAGAAACTAAAAATAGTGGTTATATTGCACATGTATTAGGTATCATTGCACGTAAACAGGGAATGACAGCTGTTTCCCAAGAGACAGGTTTAAATCGCGAATCTCTTTATCGTTCTTTAAGTGATAAAGGTGACCCACGACTTTCTACTTTTCTCAGTGTTTTGAGTGCTTTAAATTTGCAGATTAGTTTAGCGCCTATCCAAAATAATTGTAAGGAACAAGCGGCTTTAGAAGAAGCATCTTGA
- a CDS encoding type II toxin-antitoxin system RelE/ParE family toxin codes for MIKTFKNKDLQSLWETGKSKIDSRLQQRIIRRLDTLDAASQVSDINVPGYNFHMLKGFTPTRYTIHINGPWCITFEFKDRHVYHVDLEQYH; via the coding sequence ATGATCAAAACATTTAAAAATAAAGACCTACAATCTCTCTGGGAAACAGGAAAAAGTAAGATTGATAGCAGGCTTCAACAGCGTATTATTCGCCGTCTTGATACTCTTGACGCAGCTTCTCAAGTTAGTGATATCAATGTACCAGGTTATAATTTTCATATGCTTAAAGGCTTTACTCCAACTCGCTACACAATTCATATCAACGGTCCTTGGTGTATCACTTTTGAATTTAAAGACAGACACGTTTACCATGTTGATCTAGAGCAATACCATTGA
- a CDS encoding type II toxin-antitoxin system RelE/ParE family toxin, whose protein sequence is MFIVKKTLYFTEWLDSLKDKQAQKKVAARIFRLEYGLLGDVKYFRGIGELKINYGPGYRIYFVKQGQEIILLLNAGDKSTQQKDIEKALQLVKEIKHGNY, encoded by the coding sequence ATGTTTATTGTTAAAAAAACACTATATTTTACAGAGTGGTTAGACTCATTAAAAGACAAACAAGCGCAAAAGAAGGTTGCTGCACGTATTTTCCGCCTTGAATATGGGCTTCTAGGAGACGTGAAATATTTTCGTGGTATTGGTGAATTAAAGATAAATTATGGACCAGGCTATAGGATTTATTTTGTAAAACAAGGGCAAGAGATTATCTTATTACTGAATGCTGGTGATAAATCTACACAACAAAAGGATATCGAAAAAGCCCTTCAATTAGTAAAGGAAATAAAACATGGAAATTACTAA
- a CDS encoding toxin HicA, producing MILLLVMSNKVEKTISLMKASPKNIKFSDLLAVCVHFFGEPRNNGTSHFVFKTPWLGDPRVNIQKDSGNKAKAYQVKQVLQAIERMKHEQ from the coding sequence ATGATACTATTATTGGTTATGAGTAATAAAGTTGAAAAAACAATCAGCTTGATGAAAGCATCACCAAAGAACATTAAGTTTTCAGATTTGTTGGCTGTGTGTGTACATTTTTTTGGAGAACCGCGGAACAATGGTACAAGCCACTTTGTTTTTAAAACCCCGTGGCTTGGTGACCCCCGTGTGAATATTCAAAAAGATTCTGGTAACAAAGCAAAAGCTTATCAAGTCAAACAAGTCTTACAAGCGATAGAAAGGATGAAACATGAACAATAA
- a CDS encoding HigA family addiction module antitoxin translates to MTTRNPNRCPSHPGEILAESLEHLNVSKTEIARILQISRQHLHGILKGERPVTAVTAARIGKLLGNGPALWLQLQANYDTWHALRDIDVSSIPTLEVNKKVDIQMEQSH, encoded by the coding sequence ATGACTACACGCAATCCTAATCGTTGTCCTTCTCATCCAGGAGAAATTTTAGCCGAATCCTTAGAACATTTAAATGTAAGCAAAACCGAAATTGCTCGGATTCTTCAAATATCACGCCAGCACTTGCACGGCATCCTTAAAGGAGAACGTCCAGTCACAGCCGTAACAGCGGCTCGCATTGGTAAATTGTTAGGAAATGGACCAGCTCTCTGGCTACAGCTTCAAGCCAATTATGATACATGGCATGCCTTAAGAGACATTGATGTCTCTTCTATTCCAACACTAGAAGTTAATAAAAAAGTGGATATACAAATGGAACAGAGCCATTAA
- a CDS encoding baseplate J/gp47 family protein — MNGVLAKPEIITELSFEEIRAAALAHLKELLPEYTILESDPAVKVIEAFSYRELLLRQRINEAARNNILDFATGESLDALGNWHGLARMEGESDERYRERIELHARGGNGSGTEPYYKLIALTADSRVKDAIVYRKGKDPTIYVALFGNNEEGTASEDLIQTVSEALHRKNIIMTNDTIIVHAAVKKVLDLEADVWLLPETSLKILTTMETNLRAAWQQEQAIGRELSLSWWISKLMIAGVQKVIAITPTRDSTVCDEEVLSIGKITLNFKGRAR, encoded by the coding sequence ATGAATGGAGTGCTTGCAAAACCGGAAATCATCACAGAACTTTCTTTTGAGGAAATACGCGCTGCTGCTCTTGCCCATTTAAAAGAGCTTTTGCCTGAATATACCATTCTTGAAAGTGATCCGGCTGTAAAAGTCATTGAGGCTTTTAGCTATCGAGAGTTGCTTTTAAGACAGCGTATTAACGAAGCGGCACGCAACAACATTCTTGATTTTGCAACCGGTGAATCTCTTGACGCTTTGGGAAACTGGCATGGTCTTGCCCGCATGGAGGGTGAAAGTGACGAGAGATATCGTGAACGCATAGAGCTTCATGCCCGTGGTGGCAATGGTAGCGGGACAGAGCCCTATTACAAGCTTATAGCCTTAACAGCCGATAGTCGTGTTAAGGATGCGATTGTTTATCGGAAAGGCAAAGACCCAACCATCTATGTTGCTCTTTTTGGCAACAATGAAGAAGGAACGGCCTCTGAAGATCTCATACAAACAGTTTCAGAAGCTCTTCACAGAAAAAATATCATCATGACCAATGATACAATCATTGTTCACGCTGCTGTTAAAAAAGTGCTGGATTTAGAAGCAGATGTTTGGCTGTTACCAGAAACATCTTTGAAAATTCTCACAACAATGGAAACAAATTTAAGAGCAGCATGGCAACAAGAACAAGCCATTGGTCGTGAATTAAGTTTGTCGTGGTGGATTTCAAAACTCATGATTGCTGGTGTCCAAAAAGTGATCGCCATTACCCCAACAAGGGACAGTACGGTTTGTGATGAAGAAGTTTTATCGATTGGAAAAATCACCTTAAACTTTAAAGGGCGTGCGCGCTAA
- a CDS encoding GPW/gp25 family protein, translating to MNSGMDRTTGKPLTGIDHLRQSILDILSTRIGSRVMRRDYGSRVAELIDAPVNNAFAVALYAAVAEALDKWEPRFKLKKIDFKMVEAGQVSLSFEGIYLPSGKPITMEGLLIK from the coding sequence TTGAACAGTGGAATGGACCGTACAACAGGAAAGCCATTAACCGGAATTGATCATTTGCGCCAATCAATCCTTGACATTTTGTCAACGCGGATTGGTTCGCGTGTCATGCGGCGTGATTATGGTTCACGCGTTGCAGAACTCATTGATGCTCCAGTGAATAATGCTTTTGCTGTTGCTCTTTATGCCGCTGTTGCTGAGGCTTTAGACAAGTGGGAACCGCGTTTTAAACTGAAAAAAATTGATTTTAAAATGGTTGAGGCTGGACAAGTTTCTTTGTCCTTTGAAGGCATTTATTTGCCATCAGGCAAGCCCATTACCATGGAAGGATTACTGATAAAATGA
- a CDS encoding CopG family antitoxin has translation MKTSKLKQMPVFKTDKEAENFVDTADLTDYDLTGFKPVHFEFLPKEAS, from the coding sequence ATGAAAACCTCTAAATTAAAACAAATGCCCGTTTTTAAGACGGATAAAGAAGCAGAAAACTTTGTTGATACTGCTGATCTTACAGATTATGACTTAACGGGTTTTAAGCCTGTTCATTTCGAATTTTTACCTAAAGAAGCCTCTTAA